A genomic stretch from Dermochelys coriacea isolate rDerCor1 chromosome 24, rDerCor1.pri.v4, whole genome shotgun sequence includes:
- the MRPS21 gene encoding 28S ribosomal protein S21, mitochondrial yields MSHHLKFIARTVMVQNGNVDAAYRTLSRILTVDGIIEDAKRRRYYEKPCRKRQRETYEMCRRIYNTEMARKIAFLMRKNRQDPWLGC; encoded by the exons ATGTCACATCACCTGAAATTTATTGCCAGAACAGTGATGGTCCAGAATGGGAATGTGGATGCTGCTTACAGGACACTAAGCAG AATTCTAACAGTGGATGGGATCATTGAGGATGCCAAGCGGCGCCGGTACTATGAGAAACCATGCCGCAAGAGGCAGCGGGAGACCTACGAGATGTGCCGGCGGATTTATAACACAGAGATGGCCAGGAAGATTGCATTTCTAATGAGGAAGAATCGACAGGACCCCTGGCTAGGCTGTTAG